The Mauremys reevesii isolate NIE-2019 linkage group 1, ASM1616193v1, whole genome shotgun sequence genome has a segment encoding these proteins:
- the LOC120399738 gene encoding olfactory receptor 51G2-like codes for MPTCNKTDISPAMFLLAAIPGLEADGPWISIPFSSLYLIAILGNSLILFVIKTQQNLHQPMYLFLSMLSVTDLGLSVSTLPTMLSVFVFNTREIGIDVCLTQVFFIHTFSVMESSVLLAMAFDRFVAIRHPLRYASTLTSARIGNIGLAIIIRGAGLHIPAVILLKRLPYSKIQPLSYSYCLHPDVMKMTCADTTPSSFYGLFIVLSSFGLDSVLIILSYIMIFKTVQSITSWQERLKPLNTCVSHICATLLFYTPLISLSMIHRFQTKALPQSQILLSYLHFLLPPVINPIVYSIKTKELRKRIMKIFQNYSTNRLQWGTELVLSH; via the coding sequence ATGCCAACCTGCAACAAAACCGACATCAGTCCTGCAATGTTCCTCCTCGCAGCAATTCCAGGGCTGGAAGCTGATGGCCCCTGGATCTCCATCCCATTCTCTTCCCTCTACCTCATTGCAATTTTAGGAAATAGTCTGATTCTGTTTGTGATCAAGACACAGCAGAATCTCCATCAGCCCATGTACTTGTTCCTTTCTATGTTGTCTGTCACCGACCTTGGTTTATCTGTTTCCACCTTGCCAACAATGCTCAGCGTCTTCGTGTTTAACACCAGAGAAATTGGCATTGATGTCTGCCTGACCCAGGTTTTCTTTATTCACACTTTTTCCGTCATGGAATCCTCTGTACTATTAGCCATGGCATTTGACCGCTTTGTTGCAATACGCCACCCGTTGAGATACGCTTCAACTTTAACCAGTGCTAGGATAGGAAATATAGGGCTGGCGATAATAATCAGGGGTGCTGGTCTGCATATCCCAGCTGTCATTCTTCTCAAGAGGCTGCCCTACAGCAAGATCCAACCTCTTTCTTATTCATATTGTTTGCATCCAGATGTTATGAAGATGACCTGTGCAGATACTACGCCGAGCAGCTTCTATGGTCTGTTTATTGTCCTTTCTTCTTTTGGATTAGACTCAGTGCTCATAATTTTGTCTTACATCATGATCTTTAAGACTGTGCAGAGTATCACATCCTGGCAAGAGCGTCTCAAGCCACTGAACACCTGTGTCTCCCacatctgtgccaccctgcttTTCTATACCCCGCTGATCAGTTTGTCTATGATTCACAGGTTCCAGACAAAGGCTCTTCCTCAGAGTCAAATTCTTCTGTCTTATCtccatttcctcctccctccggTGATCAATCCCATTGTATACAGCATAAAAACCAAGGAGCTTCGTAAACGGATCATGAAGATCTTTCAAAACTATTCAACTAACAGGCTCCAGTGGGGCACTGAGTTGGTTCTGTCACACTAA